The Urbifossiella limnaea genome has a window encoding:
- a CDS encoding ABC transporter ATP-binding protein: MTEPLIEARDLYKQYPDGQVRALNGVTLAVAAGEFVAITGPSGCGKSTLLNLLGALDRPDRGEVFFRGESLTRHADLDRFRARQIGFVFQSFFLLPTLTARENVQVPMFGGTLGASDRARKADELLGLVGMSKRAGHRSGQLSVGERQRVALARALANDPALLLADEPTGNLDSENAAHVLDLLTTLQHHRGLTLVMVTHSADLAERADRVVRMRDGRVESGAAATAP; the protein is encoded by the coding sequence ATGACTGAGCCGCTGATCGAGGCGCGCGACCTCTACAAGCAGTACCCCGACGGGCAGGTGCGGGCGCTGAACGGCGTAACCCTCGCCGTTGCCGCGGGCGAGTTCGTCGCCATCACCGGGCCGAGCGGCTGCGGCAAGAGCACGCTGCTGAACCTGCTCGGCGCGCTCGACCGGCCCGACCGCGGCGAGGTGTTCTTCCGCGGCGAGTCGCTGACGCGGCACGCCGACCTCGACCGGTTCCGGGCGCGGCAGATCGGCTTCGTGTTCCAGTCGTTCTTCCTGCTGCCGACGCTCACGGCCCGCGAGAACGTGCAGGTGCCGATGTTCGGCGGCACGCTCGGGGCGTCGGACCGCGCGCGGAAGGCGGACGAGTTGCTGGGGCTGGTCGGGATGTCGAAGCGGGCGGGGCACCGGTCGGGACAACTGTCCGTCGGCGAGCGGCAGCGGGTGGCGCTGGCCCGGGCGCTCGCGAACGACCCGGCGTTGCTGCTGGCCGACGAGCCGACCGGGAACCTGGACTCGGAGAACGCGGCCCACGTCCTCGACCTGCTGACGACGCTGCAGCACCACCGCGGGCTGACGCTGGTGATGGTGACGCACAGCGCCGACCTCGCCGAGCGCGCCGACCGCGTGGTGCGCATGCGGGACGGGCGCGTCGAGTCGGGGGCGGCCGCTACCGCCCCTTGA
- a CDS encoding ABC transporter permease: protein MYFVTFLAKNLLRRRTRTLLTVIGLAVAVAAVVAMMAVGHNIESAVERAFDGRRVDLIVQQAGRSGGLNSDFGETFVHKARELPGVAAVAEGVVNLVDVTRASGTSDQVMIQGWRPDNFGYDDFTLKAGRKLAGGDRRKVMLGATLAGNLGKGVGETVVFGRDDPDDPSNRYEVVGVFDSPVIFEQGSAIVSIEDARALTGMRVTGFSVRVRRSPDVDHDAAVEDARKGIEALRDPADPTARLAAQRPESYINNLSHLKMLRAVSWLVSALGLVVGVIGMLNTMIMSVVERTQEIGILRAVGWPPARVIGMVLGESVLLGVMAAALGTAGAVGATYLLTRFPQVNGFIEPGVSPAVAARGFGLTVLIGLVGGLYPAVRAARLLPTEAIRHD from the coding sequence GTGTACTTCGTCACCTTCCTGGCCAAGAACCTCCTCCGCCGGCGGACGCGGACGCTCCTCACGGTAATCGGGCTGGCCGTGGCCGTGGCCGCGGTCGTGGCCATGATGGCCGTCGGGCACAACATCGAGTCGGCCGTCGAGCGGGCGTTCGACGGCCGGCGGGTCGATCTGATCGTGCAGCAGGCCGGCCGCTCGGGCGGGCTTAACTCCGACTTCGGCGAGACGTTCGTTCACAAGGCCCGCGAGTTGCCCGGCGTCGCGGCCGTGGCCGAGGGGGTCGTGAACCTCGTGGACGTGACGCGGGCGAGCGGCACCAGCGACCAGGTGATGATCCAGGGCTGGAGGCCCGACAACTTCGGCTACGACGACTTCACCCTGAAGGCGGGTCGGAAGCTCGCCGGCGGCGACCGCCGCAAGGTGATGCTCGGCGCCACACTCGCGGGGAACCTCGGCAAGGGCGTCGGCGAGACGGTGGTGTTCGGCCGCGACGACCCCGACGACCCGAGCAACCGGTACGAGGTGGTCGGCGTGTTCGACAGCCCGGTGATCTTCGAGCAGGGCTCGGCGATCGTGTCGATCGAAGACGCGCGGGCGCTCACCGGGATGCGCGTGACCGGCTTCTCGGTCCGCGTCCGCCGGTCCCCCGACGTCGACCACGACGCCGCGGTTGAGGACGCGCGCAAGGGGATCGAGGCGCTGCGCGACCCGGCCGACCCGACGGCCCGGCTCGCGGCCCAGCGGCCCGAGAGCTACATCAACAACCTGTCGCACCTGAAGATGCTGCGGGCGGTGTCGTGGCTCGTGTCCGCGCTCGGGCTCGTCGTCGGCGTCATCGGCATGCTGAACACGATGATCATGTCCGTGGTCGAGCGGACGCAGGAGATCGGCATCCTCCGAGCCGTCGGCTGGCCGCCGGCGCGTGTGATCGGCATGGTGCTCGGCGAGTCGGTGCTGCTCGGCGTCATGGCGGCGGCGCTGGGCACCGCCGGGGCCGTCGGCGCGACGTACCTCCTGACGCGCTTCCCGCAAGTGAACGGCTTCATCGAGCCGGGCGTTTCCCCCGCGGTGGCCGCCCGCGGGTTCGGGCTCACGGTCCTGATCGGCCTCGTCGGCGGGTTGTACCCGGCTGTGCGGGCGGCCCGGCTGCTGCCGACGGAGGCGATCCGCCATGACTGA